Genomic segment of Candidatus Chlorohelix allophototropha:
AATTGCTATCTTCTTGTTTTTTATAAGGTCGAAATTCGCATCTTTGTCGTAATAGAGCCTCGCCATTATCTCCTCCTCAAAGGTTTCGGATACCGACTTTCAGGTTTATTATCGTTCATAAATGATACAGCCTTCATGCTCGTTGTTTCCGCAACCTGATTGCACAGCCCGAACCTAGTAAACGTTATCCCAGATATTGTCGTGTGATGGTTTCCAAGTAATTAATCGATCGTAAGCCCGTTGCATCAGGTTTGGTACACGTTCTCGAGCTTCAGATCGATTGGACGTGCCGATTCGTTCTACGAAGAAATGGGTATCACCTTCGTATAACTCATAAGAAGCTTCGATACATATCCTTACCAAATCCTCATTGGCATCCGCCACAATCATAATGCGACGACCTTTGCTCTCGAGATTATCGAGTCTGCAAGAATAATAGACAGAAGCATTGATCTGCTGGATATGGTCTATAGCATCCTGCAAATCGCCTTTAATAAATCTATCCAAAGCGTTTTCCGCTTCCAGCGTATTCACCTGAGTGATTGCGTAGGTTGATCCCATTTTTCTCGAACTCCTCTCATACTACACAGTGTTTTGTTACTAAAATGCTTGAAAGCGGTAGCCCTCACAACTACCGTTTTCGTAATTTAAATTGCTCCAGCAACAGAGGATCCGCGCAACATGGCTACGCTGCCAGTTCGAACGCTCTCCTTGATACCATAACGCTTTAACAAAATAAACAGACGATCAACTTCATCTTCTGGTCCAGTAGATTCAAGTGTTATGCTATCGGGGGCTACATCCAGTACACGTGCTTTAAAGATCTCGGCAAACTGCATAATTTCAGCCCGGTTTTCAGGCTTGTCGGCGGTGACTTTTATCAGTGCCATTTCACGAATAATACTTTGCTCGGCAGTGACATCGGTTACTTTAACTACTTCCAGTACCTTATAAAGATGTTTAACCATCTGCTCGACCTCGTTGTCTTCACCGGCAACGGTCAAAGTCATACGGCTAAGATTGGCTTCTTCAGTATGTCCGACACTCAAACTTTCAATGTTGAAGCTGCGTCTTCGGAACATGCTTACAACCCGATTCAAAGCGCCCGGTTCGTCTTCCAGCAACACAACTAGGGTGTGTTTTGTTCCTGTATTTGCAGTTATAGTAGGCATTCTGGCTTCCTTATATATATTCCAGTATCCCCCTCACTTTATACAAGTGAGGGGATAGGGTTAACTAAGCTTCGGTAATAGCATCCAGGTTTGAGCCACCCGGGGGAACCATTGGGAATACGTTTTCACCTTGCGGGATGATGAAATCAATCAATGCCGGACCGTCCCAATCGTTAGCTTCTTGGATAGTGCGGGCTACTTCATCGCGGTGGGTTACGCGCCAAGCACGCACGCCGAAGGCTTCCGCCAGTTTAACAAAGTCTGGTCCTGTGATTGGGGTGCTATGGTAGCGACCATCATAGAACACCTGCTGCCACTGCCTAATCATTCCTAACACGCCGTTATTCAGGATGGCTATTTTGACGTTGATTTTTTCCTGTACGCAGGTGGCAAGTTCCTGCATATTCATTTGAAAACCGCCATCACCTGTTACCGTCCACACCGGCACATTCTCTCCCAAAGCCATTTTTGCGCCCATCGCGCTCGGCAAGCCAAAGCCCATCGTACCCAAACCGCCGCTACTAATCAGGGAATTAGCCTTGCGGAAGTTGAAGTGTTGCGCCACATACATCTGGTGCTGCCCCACATCGGTAGTAATAACCGCTTCTCCGCCTAAAACCTCACCTAAAGTTTTGATGATGAATTGAGGAGGTAACACGCCCAACCGTGCCATTTCGTTCTCACGGCGTGCTGCGTCTTTTCCGCGCCAGTGGGTAATTTTTTCCAGCCATTCAGTATGCTTGGCAGCATTGACGTGCAAGTTCAAAACCTGTAATACTTTTTTCACATCGCCTACAATCGGGATATGCACAGGTACGTTTTTACCGATCTCAGCCGGGTCAATATCAATGTGGATAATCTTGCAGTTACGGGCGAAGGATTTCAAGTTTCCGGTTACACGGTCATCAAAACGCATACCCATCGCAATCAGCACATCCGACTCATTGATAGCGTGGTTGGCATGCAGGTTGCCGTGCATACCGGGCATACCCAAGCTCAAAGGATGCGCGGTTGGGAAACTGCTCAAACCTTGTAAGGTGCTAATAACCGGAATCTCGGCTCGTTCTGCCAGTTCCATCAGTTCGTTATAAGCTTCGGAAGTGGTTACACCATGACCTACCAAAAGTACAGGACGTTGCGCCTCATTAATCAACTTGGCTGCCTGTTTGATTTGGCGAGCATGACCGAAAACAGTAGGGTTATATCCACGCATTTTTACTTCCGCAGGATACCCGCTGAAATAGGTTTTGCTGGTAAATACGTCTTTAGGAATATCCACCAGAACCGGTCCGGGTCGTCCAGTACCGGCAATGTGAAATGCCTTTTTGATGGTTGTTGCCAAATCGGCAGTATCCATAACCAACCAGTTATGCTTGGTAATTGGCAAGGTGATGCCGGTAATGTCAGTTTCTTGGAAGGCATCGCGTCCAATCAGGCTGCGTGTAACCTGACCGGTAAGAGCAACCACCGGAGCGCTATCCATCATAGCAGTCGCAATACCGGTAACCAAGTTGGTGGCACCGGGCCCGCTGGTTCCCATACAAACCCCTACCTTATTAGTGGCGCGGGCGTAGCCATCTGCTGCGTGCGCTGCTGCTTGCTCATGCCTTACGAGTATATGCCGGATTTCAGGATATTCGCTAAATACATGATAGAGCGGCAAAAGCACACCACCGGGATAGCCAAATATAATCTGTACGCCTTCTGCAATTAAGCACTCGCAGAGAATACGCGCACCGTCTAGTTCGCGTTGGGTAAAGCGAACATCAGCCTGTTGCTGTGTTGAAGTGGTGGTAGCCATTTTTTACCTCTTCCTCCTCAGATTAACATAACAATAACGACGTTTATTAGCCTTATAACAGCTTGAAACGCGTCCTTGCGATCAAAATTCGTTTTCAAATAAATGAAATTATTTAGTTTTACTGTTTTCGCGTCTTTGCGATTATTATTTTGGGAGCTATGTTACCGGAAATTTATTTGGGTCCGCTTGGCTCTTTACTCGAATACCGGGTGATTGAGGTAACGCTTCTTTGCCTTTACCTACCTGGTATCTTACTAAAGACCAAGCGGGCTAATAACGAGCAGGAGACCGATAAGGCTAATAATAATAAGGCTAATAAGTAGAAGAATAAGGGGATTAATGAGGTTAAGGGGAGTAGCAGTGGGTAGCGCGAAAGCTTGAGGCTGGTTAGCCATTCGAGAGTAACAGGCTTGGTTCGCCATCTGGCGTTCCCTCCCCTGCATTGGTTCGTTCATACGGTACATCACTGCAATTATCCTTTCCTCAAAACATCGGGCGGGCGCCCGCTTCTCTTATACTTTATAAATGTTATTACCTGTTGTTAGTAACAAATGCTTTATTTGTGAAAAAACCTCCCTTGTTGGGGAGGTTTCTTAGTTGCTGATTTTGTCTTTTCAGTTAACTAGATTTTTCCCCAGAACCACCCATCTGCTTACGTAGTATTACTACAAGGAGAGTAAGGATTGCAAGGATAAAAAGGAAGCGGAAGAAGCCCCCACCTTTTTTCGTTTTCTTTTCAATTTTTTCGGCTACTTGCGCGCTAGTCTTTTTCTGTTTTGCCATTATGGCATCTCCCTAGGAAGAAGGTTCTAATCAGTATTTACAAATTAAATACTCCCGCAAATTTAACACATTATTGAAGAACTTGTCAAGTTATTTTTCAGTTAATTTTGAATGATTTTGCGAATTTAGCCATTCGTATAGATTATTTAATTACATAAATACTCTTTCAATTAAGAGCTTTATGATGTCGGAAAATCCAAGCGACTGGATGTGGGGAAAGAACAGTTCTTTTTCAAAGCGTCTAATAGTATATCATCTTGATCGGGCAATACGGTACGAGGGTCTAGCAATAGGGTTTCGCGCTCAACTCGGCAAATTATCGCCGGGCGTTGTTGTCGTAGGGCAGCAGTTAGCATTGCAGCGCTCTTTCCCGGTATTGCGGGCAACGCCAGTAGGTAGGTTGGTAGCGTTTCGCTCGGTAGAGAACCTCCTCCCACCGTAGAAAGTCCTTCCACAATGGTAGCGCCCTCCCAGCAATTAGCTAGAACCGCTTGCCAGCTTTTGGCACGTTGTAATATTTCTGCTTGCGACATCGAAATCATTTGCCACACCGGGATTTTGTGTTCTGCTTCTCCCTTTAGATAATGCAAAAAGGTAGCTTGAAGTGCTGCAATTGTCATTTTATCGAGCCGCAACGCGCGCGCGAGGGGATGTTTTTTGAGTTTATCAATTAAGTCTTTGCGCCCGGCAATTATTCCGGCTTGCGCACCGCCAAGCAATTTATCGCCGCTAAAAGTTACCAGATGAACGCCCTTGCTAATGCTTTCCTGTACGGTAGGTTCGTGTGATAAGCCGTATTGAGCAGTGTCCAGTAATGTACCGCTGCCTAAATCTTCCACCACAATCAGGTTGTGCGCGTTTGCCAATTGTACCAACTCTTCCAGTTTGGCTGAATGGGTAAAGCCTACAACCTTAAAATTGCTGCTGTGCACCTGCAATATAATCGCCGTATTGGGATTAATGGCGTTCTCGTAATCTCTTATATAGGTTTTATTGGTAGTGCCTACATCCACCAATTTACCGCCGCTTTGCGCAATTACGTCCGGTACTCGAAAAGAACCGCCGATTTCCACCGCTTGCCCGCGTGAAATTAGCACCTCTTTAGCACGTGCGAAAGCAGAAAGCACCATTAATACCGCTGCCGCATTATTATTTACAGCCATTCCCGCTTCTGCTCCGGTTAACCGCGCTATCAAATCTGAAATATGGCTCATGCGACTACCACGTTCGC
This window contains:
- the ilvN gene encoding acetolactate synthase small subunit, which encodes MPTITANTGTKHTLVVLLEDEPGALNRVVSMFRRRSFNIESLSVGHTEEANLSRMTLTVAGEDNEVEQMVKHLYKVLEVVKVTDVTAEQSIIREMALIKVTADKPENRAEIMQFAEIFKARVLDVAPDSITLESTGPEDEVDRLFILLKRYGIKESVRTGSVAMLRGSSVAGAI
- the ilvB gene encoding biosynthetic-type acetolactate synthase large subunit, giving the protein MATTTSTQQQADVRFTQRELDGARILCECLIAEGVQIIFGYPGGVLLPLYHVFSEYPEIRHILVRHEQAAAHAADGYARATNKVGVCMGTSGPGATNLVTGIATAMMDSAPVVALTGQVTRSLIGRDAFQETDITGITLPITKHNWLVMDTADLATTIKKAFHIAGTGRPGPVLVDIPKDVFTSKTYFSGYPAEVKMRGYNPTVFGHARQIKQAAKLINEAQRPVLLVGHGVTTSEAYNELMELAERAEIPVISTLQGLSSFPTAHPLSLGMPGMHGNLHANHAINESDVLIAMGMRFDDRVTGNLKSFARNCKIIHIDIDPAEIGKNVPVHIPIVGDVKKVLQVLNLHVNAAKHTEWLEKITHWRGKDAARRENEMARLGVLPPQFIIKTLGEVLGGEAVITTDVGQHQMYVAQHFNFRKANSLISSGGLGTMGFGLPSAMGAKMALGENVPVWTVTGDGGFQMNMQELATCVQEKINVKIAILNNGVLGMIRQWQQVFYDGRYHSTPITGPDFVKLAEAFGVRAWRVTHRDEVARTIQEANDWDGPALIDFIIPQGENVFPMVPPGGSNLDAITEA
- the selA gene encoding L-seryl-tRNA(Sec) selenium transferase, whose protein sequence is MPDTPNEPSNPYRLLPAIDKLLTSAPLQRLMEVEGLPRDFITAIARERLDLARQNIRQGVAPLSSQQLLDEIESLAKTISNGNLREVINATGVIVHTNIGRAPLSIEAVAAVNKVAIGYSNLEYELETGERGSRMSHISDLIARLTGAEAGMAVNNNAAAVLMVLSAFARAKEVLISRGQAVEIGGSFRVPDVIAQSGGKLVDVGTTNKTYIRDYENAINPNTAIILQVHSSNFKVVGFTHSAKLEELVQLANAHNLIVVEDLGSGTLLDTAQYGLSHEPTVQESISKGVHLVTFSGDKLLGGAQAGIIAGRKDLIDKLKKHPLARALRLDKMTIAALQATFLHYLKGEAEHKIPVWQMISMSQAEILQRAKSWQAVLANCWEGATIVEGLSTVGGGSLPSETLPTYLLALPAIPGKSAAMLTAALRQQRPAIICRVERETLLLDPRTVLPDQDDILLDALKKNCSFPTSSRLDFPTS